In the Gossypium arboreum isolate Shixiya-1 chromosome 10, ASM2569848v2, whole genome shotgun sequence genome, one interval contains:
- the LOC108489642 gene encoding probable transcription factor At1g61730, whose protein sequence is MAPKRSNPVEVPAPAFSSEEDEKVTSSEEVEEEGSSTEEEGEEDSKTKPTPLIHNTPPPRKLETANDESDESGSDSESESDTALPVAIATKPGSNKPLASSSKRPGESGLDAKEGKRPKKKVGGEGMATAPVVEEVKRTGEDAKKLLFQRLFSEDDEIALLKGMLDYSAKTGADPHTDMNGFYDFVKKSIHTNVSKVQLMDKVRRLKKKFKNNVGKNKKGEDPTFSKAHEQKAFELSKKIWGVSGKVESSTAKSNGKAKGNNKAVAALKAELPSSSDKKTDNAVPIEVDNVVSKSSSSLLDMKFSVSDTEVGVVKVGLDMVDGEKKAALEAKWRKLQMAQLDLFVERTEFVTEQAKLALKYYKSEDE, encoded by the coding sequence atGGCACCAAAGCGTTCAAACCCTGTTGAAGTCCCAGCACCCGCTTTTTCATCTGAAGAAGATGAAAAGGTGACTTCTTCTGAGGAAGTAGAAGAAGAAGGGTCTTCAACTGAGGAAGAAGGTGAGGAAGACTCCAAAACCAAGCCTACTCCATTGATCCACAATACCCCACCACCCAGAAAGCTTGAAACAGCTAATGATGAATCTGATGAATCCGGTTCTGATTCCGAATCTGAATCCGACACCGCTCTACCGGTTGCTATTGCGACGAAACCCGGATCGAATAAGCCCTTGGCTTCTTCATCTAAACGGCCTGGGGAGTCTGGGTTGGATGCCAAAGAAGGGAAACGACCCAAGAAGAAGGTTGGGGGAGAAGGGATGGCTACTGCACCTGTTGTGGAGGAGGTGAAAAGGACTGGTGAAGATGCAAAGAAGCTGCTGTTCCAGCGGTTGTTCAGTGAAGATGATGAGATTGCTTTGTTGAAAGGTATGTTGGATTATTCTGCTAAAACAGGGGCTGACCCTCATACTGATATGAATGGGTTTTATGACTTCGTTAAGAAATCGATTCATACTAATGTTAGCAAAGTACAATTGATGGATAAGGTTAGAAGACTAaagaaaaaattcaaaaacaatgTTGGTAAAAATAAGAAGGGTGAGGATCCAACTTTCTCTAAAGCCCATGAACAAAAAGCTTTTGAGTTGTCGAAAAAGATTTGGGGAGTTAGTGGAAAAGTTGAGTCTTCAACTGCCAAGTCGAATGGGAAAGCCAAGGGGAATAACAAGGCAGTGGCAGCATTGAAAGCTGAGTTGCCTTCTTCATCCGATAAGAAAACAGACAATGCGGTGCCAATAGAGGTCGATAATGTGGTGTCTAAGAGTTCCAGTAGTTTGCTTGATATGAAATTTAGTGTCTCTGACACGGAAGTAGGAGTTGTAAAGGTCGGGTTGGATATGGTTGATGGTGAAAAGAAGGCTGCTTTGGAGGCAAAATGGAGGAAATTGCAAATGGCGCAGTTGGACTTGTTTGTTGAGCGAACTGAATTTGTGACTGAGCAAGCTAAGTTGGCGCTGAAATATTACAAGTCCGAAGACGAATAG